A genome region from Wielerella bovis includes the following:
- a CDS encoding polyamine aminopropyltransferase has product MKLSRTLILSVFIVASCGLAYELIMAALASYLLGDSIFQYSFIIGLYLFSMGIGAHLTRYISDEHALTRFIEIELLVGLLGGVSALFLFVAFGFALAPFRTLLYALVFIVGTIVGMEIPLVMRVLNNQDADFKEIVSRVLTFDYLGALAVSLLFPLILAPKLGMARSALLFGLLNAAVAWLTARVFRQHLPNYKSLNFRAYLVLMILAVAFVYANRLVFTAEQKYFGDPVVYESHSPYQRLVVTQWKDDIRLYINGNLQFSSRDERRYHEALVIPAMQMAAKHERVLILGGGDGLAAREVLKYPNVQQVTLVDLDPDMTKTFQTADKLTKLNENALNHPKMTVVNTDAAKFLENHTDKFDVIVIDLPDPSNFALGKLYSVPMYRMVARRLADGGKVVVQSTSPYFAPNAYWSVVATLEAAGLHTAPYHAYVPSFGEWGFVLASAKNDFRLPEKVDVPATFLNPTVLAQMFDFPPDMARRNVEPNYLNNQKLVAYFEQDWADVMR; this is encoded by the coding sequence ATGAAACTATCGCGCACTTTAATTTTATCGGTTTTCATCGTGGCGAGCTGCGGCTTGGCATACGAGCTGATTATGGCGGCTTTGGCGAGCTATTTGCTGGGCGACAGCATATTTCAATATTCGTTTATCATTGGTTTGTATTTGTTTTCAATGGGGATTGGGGCGCATCTCACGCGCTACATTTCAGACGAACACGCGCTCACACGCTTTATTGAAATTGAGTTGCTGGTCGGCTTGCTGGGTGGCGTGTCGGCATTGTTTTTGTTTGTGGCGTTTGGCTTTGCCCTTGCGCCGTTTCGGACTTTGCTTTACGCGCTGGTTTTCATTGTCGGCACGATTGTTGGCATGGAAATTCCGCTCGTCATGCGCGTATTGAACAATCAAGATGCGGATTTTAAAGAAATCGTGTCGCGCGTTTTGACTTTTGACTATTTGGGTGCCTTGGCGGTTTCCTTGCTGTTTCCGCTTATTCTTGCGCCAAAACTGGGCATGGCGCGGTCGGCTTTGCTGTTTGGTTTGTTGAATGCGGCTGTGGCATGGCTGACGGCGCGCGTTTTTAGGCAGCATTTGCCGAATTACAAATCTTTGAATTTTCGTGCTTATTTGGTTTTGATGATATTGGCTGTGGCGTTTGTGTATGCCAACCGCTTGGTTTTCACGGCAGAGCAAAAATATTTTGGCGACCCTGTGGTTTACGAAAGCCATTCGCCCTATCAACGCTTGGTCGTTACCCAATGGAAAGACGATATCCGCTTGTACATTAACGGGAATTTGCAATTTTCATCGCGTGATGAAAGGCGTTACCACGAAGCACTCGTTATCCCAGCCATGCAAATGGCGGCAAAACACGAGCGCGTGTTGATTTTGGGCGGCGGAGACGGTTTGGCAGCGCGAGAAGTGTTGAAATACCCGAATGTTCAACAGGTTACATTGGTGGATTTGGACCCCGACATGACCAAAACCTTTCAGACAGCCGACAAATTGACCAAGCTCAACGAAAACGCGCTCAACCACCCCAAAATGACGGTCGTGAACACGGACGCAGCCAAATTTCTGGAAAATCACACGGATAAATTTGACGTGATTGTGATTGATTTGCCCGACCCGTCCAATTTCGCGCTGGGCAAATTGTATTCCGTGCCGATGTACCGCATGGTCGCGCGGCGTTTGGCGGACGGTGGCAAGGTGGTGGTGCAATCCACATCGCCCTATTTTGCGCCGAATGCGTATTGGTCTGTGGTGGCGACTTTGGAAGCGGCGGGGCTGCACACCGCCCCCTATCACGCTTATGTGCCGAGTTTTGGCGAATGGGGTTTTGTGTTGGCGAGCGCGAAAAACGATTTCAGGCTGCCTGAAAAAGTGGACGTGCCAGCCACCTTTCTCAATCCGACTGTTTTGGCACAAATGTTTGATTTTCCGCCCGATATGGCAAGGCGAAACGTGGAACCCAATTATTTGAACAATCAAAAATTGGTGGCGTATTTTGAGCAGGATTGGGCGGATGTGATGCGTTAA
- a CDS encoding HIT family protein has translation MTNTCPICSTQNEEILLQTPNLRVIVVHNEANAPAFCRVIWQNHVAEMTDLSAAQRHEIMDMVYRVEAAMREVLQPSKINLASLGNVVPHLHWHVIARFADDACFPAPIWANPVREHGFRLPDNWTSQVKVLLEKAA, from the coding sequence ATGACAAACACTTGCCCTATTTGTTCCACCCAAAACGAAGAAATTTTATTGCAAACCCCAAATCTGCGCGTGATTGTGGTACACAACGAAGCCAACGCACCTGCATTTTGCCGTGTGATTTGGCAAAACCATGTCGCCGAAATGACCGATCTATCCGCCGCGCAACGCCATGAAATCATGGATATGGTGTATCGCGTGGAAGCCGCCATGCGCGAAGTTTTGCAGCCAAGCAAAATCAATCTCGCTAGTTTGGGCAATGTGGTGCCACATCTGCATTGGCATGTGATTGCGCGATTTGCCGATGATGCTTGTTTTCCTGCGCCAATTTGGGCAAATCCTGTGCGTGAACATGGTTTCAGGCTGCCTGATAATTGGACAAGTCAAGTAAAAGTTTTATTAGAAAAAGCAGCCTGA
- a CDS encoding LD-carboxypeptidase: protein MTFALSRRHLLQGSLITAGSGLLTACGGGTSPQSPNRPNSNRPQTMTPTAQRPQIQVQPARVVSQGNANTMRIFASSGFCEDPSRIQTGLNRLSSAGFVISNHHAAYRRFQRFAGSDAERIADLQEVADGRVPTPKVLMGARGGYGAARLLPHINWGNLGARMREQGTLLFGFSDVTAIQMALLAQSGVPSFAGPMLYSEFAKPVADTYTMDSFIRTTTSSQLTVAVSSFQIQRPRAVEGMLWGGNLSVVASLVGSPYMPRVQGGILFLEDVSEQPYRIERMLQTLHLAGILRQQQAIVLGDFRMGNIRDSYDSSYDLNMVAQTMSRVANIPVFTGFPFGHIANKTSFPLGARAKIQPDNMGGYTVTFSDYPALNAAALNLNALLPPPTYDFGTGFFGSGESSDSEF, encoded by the coding sequence ATGACTTTTGCTCTATCTCGCCGCCACTTATTGCAAGGCTCTCTCATTACCGCTGGCAGTGGTTTATTGACTGCTTGCGGTGGTGGCACATCGCCTCAATCTCCTAACCGACCCAATAGCAACCGACCACAAACCATGACTCCTACTGCCCAACGTCCACAAATTCAAGTACAACCTGCGCGTGTTGTCTCACAAGGCAACGCCAATACCATGCGTATTTTCGCATCATCGGGTTTTTGCGAAGACCCTTCGCGCATTCAAACAGGCTTGAATAGATTAAGTAGCGCAGGTTTTGTCATCAGCAATCATCACGCAGCGTATCGCCGTTTCCAACGTTTTGCAGGCAGCGATGCCGAACGCATTGCCGATTTGCAAGAAGTCGCCGATGGTCGCGTACCCACACCCAAAGTATTGATGGGCGCACGCGGTGGTTATGGCGCAGCGCGTTTGTTGCCACACATTAATTGGGGCAATTTGGGTGCGCGTATGCGTGAACAAGGCACTTTATTGTTTGGATTCAGCGATGTAACCGCCATTCAAATGGCATTATTGGCGCAAAGTGGCGTACCCAGTTTCGCAGGTCCTATGTTGTACAGCGAATTTGCCAAACCCGTCGCTGATACCTACACGATGGACAGCTTTATCCGCACCACCACATCTTCACAATTAACCGTTGCCGTATCCAGTTTCCAAATTCAACGTCCACGCGCCGTAGAAGGTATGTTGTGGGGTGGTAATTTGAGCGTGGTGGCATCGCTGGTTGGTTCGCCATATATGCCGCGTGTGCAAGGTGGAATTTTGTTTTTGGAAGATGTGTCTGAGCAACCATATCGCATTGAACGTATGTTGCAAACGCTGCATTTGGCAGGTATTTTGCGCCAACAGCAAGCCATTGTGTTGGGCGATTTTCGCATGGGCAATATCCGTGATAGCTACGACAGCAGTTATGATTTGAATATGGTGGCGCAAACCATGTCTCGTGTTGCCAATATTCCTGTGTTCACAGGTTTTCCATTTGGACATATTGCCAACAAAACTTCATTTCCATTGGGTGCGCGCGCCAAAATCCAGCCCGATAATATGGGCGGATACACGGTTACATTCAGCGACTATCCTGCACTTAATGCCGCCGCACTGAATTTGAATGCTTTGTTACCGCCACCGACATACGATTTTGGTACAGGTTTTTTCGGTTCAGGCGAAAGCAGCGACAGCGAATTTTAA
- the pheA gene encoding prephenate dehydratase has protein sequence MSDETKLLPHRQAIDAIDQQILTLMNQRAEHAHAIGVLKGTGAVYRPEREAQVLRRIQDLNMGPLPDESVARLFREIMSECLAVERPLTIAYLGPEGTFTQLAAIKHFGHAAKTVACTTVDDSMRMVEARQADYVVAPVENSTEGSVGRTLDLLVSTPLKTCGEVILRVHHHLMNISGSLKDVQTVYAHAQALAQCQQWLNYHLPKTVQRVAVSSNAEAAHLAQQNPQVAAIASQAAAEIYGLTKLATNIEDEPNNTTRFLVLGHQTTTPSGSDKTSLIVSAPNKVGTLQNMIEPFSRVGISMTKFESRPSRTGLWEYVFFIDIEGHIDEPKVQMAIDELQKRAAFVKVVGAYPKAVL, from the coding sequence ATGTCAGACGAAACTAAACTGCTCCCCCATCGTCAAGCGATTGATGCGATTGACCAACAAATCTTAACATTGATGAATCAACGTGCCGAACACGCGCATGCGATTGGTGTATTAAAAGGTACGGGAGCTGTGTATCGTCCTGAACGCGAAGCGCAGGTTTTGCGCCGTATTCAAGATTTGAACATGGGGCCGTTGCCCGATGAAAGTGTGGCACGTTTGTTTCGCGAAATTATGAGCGAATGCTTGGCGGTGGAACGTCCTTTAACCATTGCGTATTTGGGCCCAGAAGGTACGTTTACGCAACTGGCAGCAATAAAGCATTTTGGTCATGCTGCCAAAACGGTAGCTTGTACAACGGTGGATGATAGTATGCGCATGGTAGAAGCGCGACAAGCGGATTATGTGGTTGCGCCTGTGGAAAATTCCACCGAAGGCTCGGTTGGGCGAACCTTGGATTTGTTGGTTTCTACGCCATTGAAAACCTGTGGCGAAGTAATTTTGCGCGTACATCATCATTTGATGAATATTTCAGGCAGCCTAAAAGATGTGCAAACGGTTTATGCGCACGCGCAGGCATTGGCGCAATGTCAGCAATGGTTGAATTATCATTTGCCCAAAACGGTGCAACGTGTGGCCGTATCCAGCAATGCGGAAGCGGCACATTTGGCACAACAAAATCCGCAAGTAGCCGCGATTGCCAGCCAAGCAGCGGCAGAAATTTATGGGCTAACCAAATTGGCGACTAATATTGAAGATGAACCTAATAATACCACGCGCTTTTTGGTACTCGGTCATCAAACAACCACGCCAAGTGGCAGCGACAAAACTTCGTTAATTGTGTCTGCGCCGAATAAAGTTGGCACGTTGCAAAATATGATTGAGCCATTTAGTCGCGTGGGTATTTCTATGACTAAATTTGAAAGCCGACCCAGTCGCACAGGTTTATGGGAATATGTGTTTTTCATTGATATTGAAGGACATATTGACGAACCCAAAGTGCAAATGGCGATTGATGAATTGCAAAAACGCGCAGCATTTGTCAAAGTGGTGGGTGCATATCCAAAAGCGGTGTTGTAA
- the yccS gene encoding YccS family putative transporter encodes MLFKTPPIDTKIINSIPVLISASIAACVIGYYEVYHFFAPVMLGIIAGGLVDLDNGLTGKFKNILYAIVAFSVVSLAVQITYPYPILLILTLTATAFIFTMLGAAGVRFRTVSFGVLAVAIYTILTHDPKMTWYLNSLSLVVGTSLYSGCTLLTHLFFPHRPVQENMANAYDALSDCLDAKADFFDPDEVEQLEQQQIKLAMSNSQVITAFNQCREALFYRMRGQHRHPRTTQMLHYYFIAQDIHERINSSYINYKVFVPQMRHTDLIYRIQRLIKLQANACRTFAQNLRQNHDYQNPPQLDRATKGAAKSLNWYATHTPDNGASPYSVQQLLENLSRISLQFSQLGSLKSENLVQTNEKTRIHISDARNFHHAWRTLRQHSTLQSATFRHAVRMAIITFICCISVQIIAKFQLNQNDLSFGYWILLTAVFVCQPNYTTTKTRLLHRIYGTVGGVLVGSTIALIPMSMAIQMTIAVLMLTLFFFTRTNKYSYSTFFITIQAMMGFAIMGFDVSGFFVPRIIDTLLGAAVAGLAVYYLWADWKYLSLDKTSVHAIHSNAAYLEAVLAELQNGISNDVAYRVARRNSHEQAATLSSVLSDMALNPDKHQQQLDNGFKLLKTNYALISHISALGSYRDKIHTDDATEQHFLLLFYPAANSIVHILRHINTWNENKFQAALTQLHTQLNQLNHWVETQENEQTQNNVLFYQLIMINGLLPTVFQTLQSCAETA; translated from the coding sequence ATGTTATTTAAAACCCCACCCATTGATACCAAAATCATCAACTCCATTCCCGTACTCATCAGCGCGAGCATCGCCGCTTGCGTGATTGGCTATTATGAGGTGTATCATTTTTTTGCACCTGTCATGCTGGGTATCATCGCGGGCGGTTTGGTAGATTTGGACAATGGTTTAACGGGTAAATTCAAAAATATTCTCTATGCCATTGTGGCGTTTAGCGTGGTTTCGTTGGCAGTACAAATCACCTATCCCTATCCCATTCTGCTCATACTCACGCTCACTGCCACTGCCTTTATTTTTACCATGCTTGGTGCGGCTGGCGTACGTTTTCGTACCGTGTCATTTGGTGTATTAGCGGTTGCGATTTACACCATTTTGACTCATGACCCGAAAATGACTTGGTATCTCAATTCCCTGTCACTTGTCGTAGGTACTTCTTTGTATAGCGGTTGTACTTTGCTGACACATCTGTTTTTTCCTCATCGCCCTGTGCAAGAAAATATGGCAAATGCTTACGATGCGCTTTCAGACTGCCTTGATGCCAAAGCCGACTTTTTTGACCCTGATGAAGTGGAACAACTGGAACAACAACAAATCAAACTTGCTATGAGTAATTCCCAAGTCATCACAGCATTCAATCAATGCCGTGAGGCCTTGTTTTATCGTATGCGCGGACAACATCGCCACCCACGCACCACCCAAATGCTGCATTATTATTTCATTGCCCAAGATATTCATGAGCGCATCAATTCCAGCTACATCAACTACAAAGTGTTCGTGCCTCAAATGCGCCACACCGATTTAATCTACCGCATACAACGTTTGATTAAATTGCAAGCGAACGCCTGCCGTACATTTGCACAAAATCTACGCCAAAACCACGACTATCAAAATCCACCACAACTTGACCGCGCGACCAAAGGTGCAGCCAAATCACTCAACTGGTACGCCACGCATACACCAGACAATGGTGCCTCGCCTTATAGCGTACAACAATTATTAGAAAACTTATCGCGCATTAGTCTGCAATTTAGCCAATTAGGCAGCCTGAAAAGCGAAAATCTCGTCCAAACCAACGAAAAAACACGCATACACATCAGCGATGCGCGCAATTTTCATCATGCATGGCGCACATTACGCCAGCACAGCACCTTACAATCCGCCACTTTCCGCCACGCCGTTCGCATGGCAATCATTACTTTTATATGCTGTATTAGCGTGCAAATCATCGCCAAATTTCAACTCAATCAAAATGATTTGAGCTTTGGTTACTGGATTTTATTGACCGCCGTATTTGTTTGCCAACCCAACTATACCACCACCAAAACACGCTTACTGCACCGCATTTACGGCACAGTCGGCGGCGTATTAGTCGGTTCAACCATTGCACTCATTCCCATGAGCATGGCAATTCAAATGACTATTGCCGTGTTGATGCTAACCCTGTTTTTCTTCACACGCACCAATAAATACAGCTATTCCACTTTTTTCATTACCATACAAGCCATGATGGGTTTCGCCATTATGGGTTTTGATGTATCAGGCTTTTTTGTGCCGCGCATCATTGATACCCTATTGGGTGCAGCCGTTGCAGGATTGGCCGTATATTATTTATGGGCAGATTGGAAATATCTTTCACTAGACAAAACCAGTGTACACGCCATACACAGCAATGCTGCGTATTTAGAAGCTGTATTAGCCGAATTACAAAACGGCATCAGCAACGATGTTGCTTACCGAGTAGCACGCCGTAATAGCCACGAACAAGCCGCCACTTTATCCAGCGTATTATCCGATATGGCACTCAATCCCGATAAACACCAGCAACAATTAGATAACGGTTTCAAATTATTGAAAACCAATTACGCCTTGATTAGCCATATTTCCGCGCTGGGTTCATATCGCGATAAAATCCATACAGATGATGCAACGGAACAACATTTTTTGTTGCTTTTTTATCCAGCTGCTAACAGCATCGTCCATATCTTGCGCCATATAAACACATGGAATGAAAACAAATTTCAGGCTGCCTTAACCCAATTACATACCCAATTAAATCAATTAAATCATTGGGTAGAAACGCAAGAAAATGAGCAAACTCAAAATAATGTTCTTTTTTATCAATTAATTATGATAAATGGATTGTTGCCAACCGTTTTTCAAACATTGCAATCATGCGCTGAAACAGCGTAA
- a CDS encoding acyl-CoA dehydrogenase yields MNYRVPLTELRFALHVNGRLPEILNLPAYQEVDTDTVHAILDEAAHFAEQEWAPTNRTGDLNGAKLSDGHVHTHEDLQRAYQSFCETGWAGLRAPTKFGGQGLPSLVSAACEEMWCAANLSLSLLPMLTIAAVDTLSKHGSEAQQQTYLPKMCTGEWAGTMNLSEANAGTDLAQVATKAVPQDDGSYRITGQKIFITWGEHDLAENIIHLVLARLPDAATGVNGISLFIVPKYLVNDDGSLGERNSVQVIGLEHKMGIHASPTCTLQFDNALGYMVGRAGKGLAYMFTMMKQARLNVGIEAHAVAERAYQNALAYAKERVQGRDVSSDNPQAVPIIHHADVRRMLLTQKATLAAQRALYVRTAALSDLASHCEDNVARKQYERELDLLVPLIKAWLSDNGVVLSNLAMQVFGGAGFVEETGVAQFVRDVRITPIYEGTNGIQAEDFAGRKTTAKDGALPLSLLQEGADLAMQLHETDAYSAANILSAIDVAQRSIAKLVEWSGQPEKIGAAASVYLQQMGLTLGAIELMRGVLALRSGSLKDELDLSDDFCTAQTQIFQAYSAYVLPQVHGLYEQIVGSETILDVALDNF; encoded by the coding sequence ATGAATTACCGCGTTCCCCTAACCGAACTCCGTTTTGCACTCCATGTCAATGGCAGGCTGCCTGAAATCTTAAATTTGCCTGCCTATCAAGAAGTGGATACCGACACTGTACACGCTATTTTGGACGAGGCCGCTCATTTTGCCGAACAAGAATGGGCACCCACCAACCGTACTGGCGATTTGAACGGCGCAAAACTGTCCGATGGCCATGTACACACCCACGAAGATTTACAACGTGCCTACCAATCATTCTGCGAAACAGGTTGGGCAGGATTGCGTGCACCCACCAAATTTGGAGGACAAGGTCTGCCATCGTTGGTTTCCGCTGCTTGTGAAGAAATGTGGTGTGCAGCAAATTTATCACTGTCGTTGCTACCGATGCTGACCATTGCAGCGGTGGACACCTTGTCTAAACACGGTAGCGAAGCACAACAGCAAACATATCTGCCCAAAATGTGTACAGGCGAATGGGCAGGCACGATGAATTTATCCGAAGCCAACGCTGGCACGGATTTAGCCCAAGTCGCTACTAAAGCCGTACCGCAAGACGATGGTAGTTATCGCATCACAGGGCAAAAAATCTTCATTACTTGGGGCGAACACGATTTAGCCGAAAACATCATTCATCTGGTTTTGGCGCGTTTACCCGATGCCGCGACAGGGGTAAACGGCATTTCTTTGTTTATCGTCCCCAAATATTTAGTCAATGATGATGGCAGTTTAGGCGAACGCAATTCAGTACAAGTGATTGGTTTGGAACATAAAATGGGCATTCACGCCAGCCCAACTTGCACCTTGCAATTTGACAATGCACTCGGCTATATGGTAGGACGTGCAGGCAAAGGCTTGGCATACATGTTTACCATGATGAAACAAGCGCGTTTGAATGTCGGCATTGAAGCGCATGCGGTGGCAGAACGTGCTTATCAAAACGCGCTTGCCTACGCCAAAGAACGTGTACAAGGACGCGATGTCTCAAGCGACAATCCGCAAGCCGTGCCGATTATTCATCATGCCGATGTGCGCCGTATGTTATTGACACAAAAAGCAACTTTGGCAGCACAACGCGCTTTGTATGTGCGTACAGCCGCATTAAGCGATTTGGCAAGTCATTGCGAAGACAATGTAGCGCGCAAACAATATGAGCGCGAATTGGATTTACTCGTGCCATTGATTAAAGCATGGTTGAGCGACAATGGCGTAGTTTTAAGCAATTTGGCGATGCAAGTATTTGGCGGCGCAGGATTTGTGGAAGAAACAGGCGTGGCACAATTTGTCCGCGATGTGCGTATCACGCCGATTTACGAAGGCACCAACGGCATTCAAGCGGAAGATTTTGCAGGGCGCAAAACCACCGCCAAAGATGGCGCATTGCCATTGAGTTTGTTGCAAGAAGGCGCAGATTTGGCGATGCAATTACACGAAACCGATGCGTATAGCGCAGCGAATATTTTGTCCGCGATTGATGTAGCACAACGCAGCATCGCCAAATTGGTGGAATGGTCAGGGCAGCCTGAAAAAATCGGCGCGGCAGCAAGTGTTTATTTGCAGCAAATGGGTTTGACTTTGGGCGCGATTGAATTGATGCGTGGCGTGTTGGCATTGCGTTCAGGCAGCCTGAAAGATGAATTGGATTTATCCGATGATTTTTGCACGGCTCAAACGCAAATTTTCCAAGCGTATAGCGCGTATGTGTTGCCACAAGTACATGGTTTGTATGAACAAATTGTGGGTAGTGAAACGATTTTAGATGTAGCATTGGATAATTTTTAA
- a CDS encoding heavy-metal-associated domain-containing protein, with the protein METITLKIDGMTCGGCVSSVTRVLSETTGVANAQVDLASGTAVVQFDSAQTNVAALIDVVEDAGFDVVV; encoded by the coding sequence ATGGAAACGATAACCCTAAAAATTGACGGCATGACCTGCGGTGGCTGTGTTAGCAGCGTAACGCGTGTTTTGAGCGAAACGACTGGTGTGGCAAACGCACAAGTGGATTTGGCAAGTGGCACGGCAGTGGTGCAATTTGATTCGGCGCAGACCAATGTGGCGGCATTAATTGATGTGGTGGAAGACGCTGGGTTTGATGTAGTGGTGTAA
- a CDS encoding heavy metal translocating P-type ATPase, which produces MPTQHINLNIRGMTCQACANRIEKVLNKKDFVQSATVNFAGETAQIAFDDTRTTPNELIQIIEKTGFQAALPNTEQPENNHETHWRVWALLAMAAPFMWGMLGMMFGSHALMPPLWAQIVLATAAQTYFALPFYHGAVASVRGGAANMDVLVSMGTVAIYLYSLGMVLAGHGSHHVYFEAGVMVLAFVSLGKYWEAKTKRGSLNALGALLQLTPREVLVYQNENWITQPLDTIKIGDILRCVHGGRVAADGEVIAGEAWADESHLTGESQPVYKTLGDKVLAGSILSGSMDYRAESLGGDTLLGDMVAALADAQGSKAPIARLADKVAAVFVPTVLAISAITLILTWLILGDLTAALVRAVAVLVVACPCALGLATPAAMMAGMGVAVRHGVWFKNAAALEAAGAIEHIILDKTGTITQGKPDIAAIWTAHNTDETKLLQIAAAVERHAAHPLAATIVAEADKRELADLPIENVNTVAGEGISADIVGMGNVKVGKLDFCGFRLPDFLLENKNVSVSGSLNNYQQSIPSPVSNGGGLGWGQNSTDNANWVAPENSTPTPALPRQSGEGANFRQPENIWQIASLVAVSLNNQALGAFALADPLKPDSHAAITRLREHGIHVHILSGDHAATVQHIAQQLGLPEHMAHGNQSPRQKAEFIQQLKQTGVRVAMVGDGINDAPALALADVGFAVRGSTDIAEQSADAVLVKPSIQQLADGLLTARATVRTIKQNLFFAFIYNLLGIPFAAIGLLTPVMAGAMMAMSSVSVLGNALRLKKQNF; this is translated from the coding sequence ATGCCCACCCAACACATCAACCTAAACATACGCGGCATGACCTGCCAAGCTTGCGCCAATCGCATTGAAAAAGTATTGAATAAAAAAGATTTTGTCCAATCCGCCACCGTCAATTTTGCAGGCGAAACCGCACAAATTGCATTTGATGACACACGCACCACGCCCAATGAACTAATCCAAATCATTGAAAAAACAGGTTTTCAGGCTGCCTTACCCAATACGGAGCAGCCTGAAAACAACCACGAAACCCATTGGCGCGTGTGGGCTTTGCTGGCGATGGCTGCACCGTTTATGTGGGGTATGCTGGGCATGATGTTTGGTTCACACGCGCTGATGCCGCCGCTTTGGGCGCAAATTGTGTTGGCAACGGCAGCGCAAACTTATTTCGCCTTGCCCTTTTATCACGGCGCGGTGGCGAGTGTGCGCGGCGGTGCGGCGAATATGGACGTGCTGGTTTCTATGGGGACTGTGGCGATTTATCTGTATTCGCTGGGCATGGTGCTGGCGGGACATGGCAGCCATCATGTGTATTTTGAAGCAGGGGTGATGGTGTTGGCGTTTGTGTCGCTGGGCAAATATTGGGAAGCGAAAACCAAACGTGGCAGCCTGAACGCACTTGGCGCATTGCTGCAACTCACGCCGCGTGAAGTCCTTGTTTACCAAAATGAAAACTGGATAACGCAGCCATTGGACACAATTAAAATTGGCGATATTTTACGTTGCGTACACGGCGGTCGTGTCGCGGCAGACGGCGAAGTGATTGCAGGCGAAGCATGGGCAGACGAAAGTCATCTCACAGGCGAAAGCCAACCCGTTTACAAAACACTAGGCGACAAAGTATTAGCAGGTTCCATTCTTTCAGGCAGCATGGACTATCGCGCCGAAAGTTTGGGCGGCGACACGCTATTGGGCGATATGGTGGCGGCGTTGGCGGACGCGCAGGGCAGCAAAGCTCCGATTGCGCGTTTGGCGGACAAAGTGGCAGCGGTGTTTGTGCCAACCGTGTTAGCCATTTCCGCCATCACATTGATTTTAACTTGGCTTATTTTGGGCGATTTGACGGCGGCGTTGGTGCGTGCGGTGGCGGTGTTGGTGGTGGCGTGTCCGTGCGCTTTGGGTTTGGCAACACCAGCCGCGATGATGGCGGGCATGGGCGTGGCGGTACGACATGGCGTGTGGTTTAAAAATGCGGCGGCGTTGGAAGCCGCTGGCGCAATTGAACACATTATTTTAGACAAAACAGGCACCATCACACAGGGCAAACCCGATATTGCCGCCATTTGGACAGCACACAATACAGATGAAACCAAACTATTACAAATCGCGGCGGCGGTAGAACGTCACGCGGCGCACCCTTTGGCGGCGACGATTGTCGCAGAAGCGGATAAGCGTGAACTGGCTGATTTGCCCATAGAAAATGTGAACACAGTCGCGGGCGAAGGCATTAGCGCGGACATTGTGGGCATGGGTAATGTGAAAGTGGGGAAATTAGATTTTTGTGGTTTCAGGCTGCCTGATTTTTTATTGGAAAACAAGAATGTGAGCGTTTCAGGCAGCCTGAATAATTATCAGCAATCTATCCCCTCCCCCGTCTCAAACGGGGGAGGGTTAGGGTGGGGGCAAAACAGCACAGACAATGCCAATTGGGTTGCGCCTGAAAACTCCACCCCCACCCCAGCCCTCCCCCGCCAGTCGGGGGAGGGAGCAAATTTCAGGCAGCCTGAAAACATTTGGCAAATCGCCAGCCTAGTTGCCGTCTCATTAAACAATCAAGCACTGGGCGCATTTGCCCTTGCCGACCCACTCAAACCCGACAGCCACGCCGCCATCACCCGTTTGCGCGAACACGGCATACACGTCCACATTTTGAGTGGCGACCACGCCGCCACCGTCCAACACATCGCCCAACAACTGGGGTTGCCCGAACACATGGCGCACGGCAACCAATCGCCGCGCCAAAAAGCCGAATTTATCCAACAACTCAAACAAACAGGCGTACGCGTAGCCATGGTGGGCGATGGCATAAATGACGCGCCCGCTTTAGCGTTGGCGGACGTTGGTTTTGCCGTACGCGGCAGCACCGACATCGCAGAACAGAGCGCGGACGCGGTGTTGGTCAAACCGTCCATCCAACAATTGGCGGACGGTTTATTGACTGCACGCGCCACCGTACGCACGATTAAACAAAATTTATTTTTTGCCTTTATTTACAATTTACTGGGGATTCCATTTGCCGCGATAGGGCTGCTCACGCCTGTGATGGCGGGGGCGATGATGGCGATGAGTTCCGTGTCAGTGTTGGGCAATGCTTTAAGATTGAAAAAACAAAACTTTTAA